One window from the genome of Pedobacter schmidteae encodes:
- a CDS encoding cytochrome c has product MKGSILAMNKSKVVLASFCILAGAVMFSACRDKRSTGLEYARNMYDPLAPNPDQPLSTTNELLKSFKGQTAQTPPAHTVPVGFDKYEYPNTKEGYEAASAALVNPLAATEANLESGKHYFTVFCAPCHGEKGDGQGHLVKIEKISGIPSYHGDAASSRGGLMKDLTAGKIYHTIMYGLNNMGSHASQLSPEERWKVVMYVQQLQKLQ; this is encoded by the coding sequence ATGAAAGGAAGTATATTAGCTATGAATAAGAGTAAAGTAGTTTTAGCCTCATTTTGTATTCTTGCGGGTGCTGTTATGTTTTCAGCATGCAGGGACAAAAGAAGTACAGGTCTGGAATACGCAAGAAATATGTATGATCCGCTTGCTCCTAATCCGGATCAACCGCTTTCTACTACAAATGAACTATTGAAGAGTTTTAAGGGACAGACTGCTCAGACACCTCCGGCGCATACTGTACCGGTTGGATTTGATAAGTATGAATATCCAAATACCAAGGAAGGTTATGAGGCGGCAAGTGCAGCTTTAGTAAATCCATTGGCGGCAACTGAAGCGAACCTGGAATCTGGTAAGCATTATTTTACGGTCTTCTGCGCACCATGTCATGGTGAAAAGGGAGATGGTCAAGGTCACCTGGTAAAAATCGAAAAGATTAGTGGAATTCCTTCTTATCATGGTGATGCAGCTTCTTCGCGTGGTGGTTTAATGAAAGACTTAACAGCGGGAAAAATTTATCATACAATTATGTATGGTTTAAATAATATGGGATCACATGCCTCTCAGCTATCTCCAGAAGAAAGATGGAAAGTAGTGATGTATGTTCAACAATTACAAAAATTACAATAG
- the nrfD gene encoding NrfD/PsrC family molybdoenzyme membrane anchor subunit — MSGHNESILREPLITGKDITYAKITDDILMPVENKPNKAWWIGFTVALCGALLWVVAVSYTFWFGIGAWGLNKTVGWAWDITGFVWWVGIGHAGTLISAVLLLFRQNWRNSINRSAEAMTIFAVICAATYVVSHMGRPWLAYWVLPLPNQFGSLWVNFNSPLVWDMFAISTYFSVSLLFWYTGLLPDIATIRDRATGVKRRVYTILSFGWTGNVKTWQRFEAVSLILAGISTPLVLSVHTIVSMDFATSVIPGWHTTIFPPYFVAGAIFSGFAMVLTLLLVARKVLGLENYITMFHIESMNKIIILTGSIVGVAYLTEFFIAWYSGSEYEQYAFINRSTGPYWWAYWMMMTCNVISPQLLWFKKIRTSIAATWILSIVVNIGMWFERFVIIVTSLHRDYIPSSWAMFYPSWVDVSVFVGSIGLFFTLFLLFLRVLPSIAIAEVKLLLKSASEQAKLEQIKSGHLDQTHVEEYVESLDKFDSVKQEEYAKI, encoded by the coding sequence ATGTCAGGACATAACGAATCAATATTAAGAGAACCACTAATTACCGGCAAGGATATCACGTATGCAAAAATTACGGATGATATTTTAATGCCGGTAGAAAACAAGCCAAACAAGGCTTGGTGGATAGGATTTACCGTAGCACTGTGCGGAGCCTTACTTTGGGTAGTAGCTGTAAGTTACACCTTCTGGTTTGGTATTGGTGCTTGGGGATTAAATAAAACAGTTGGATGGGCATGGGATATCACCGGTTTCGTATGGTGGGTAGGTATTGGTCACGCAGGAACGCTGATTTCTGCAGTACTTTTACTCTTCCGTCAGAACTGGCGTAACTCTATTAACCGCTCGGCAGAGGCGATGACGATCTTTGCGGTTATTTGTGCGGCCACCTACGTAGTATCTCACATGGGTAGACCATGGTTGGCCTATTGGGTACTTCCATTGCCAAATCAGTTTGGGTCACTATGGGTGAACTTTAACTCACCACTTGTTTGGGATATGTTTGCGATCTCTACTTATTTCTCCGTATCCCTATTGTTCTGGTACACTGGATTGTTGCCTGATATTGCGACTATCCGCGATCGCGCAACAGGTGTTAAACGCAGAGTTTATACCATCCTTTCATTTGGATGGACTGGAAACGTAAAAACATGGCAGCGTTTTGAGGCAGTATCCCTGATTCTTGCCGGTATCTCTACTCCATTGGTACTTTCGGTACATACCATTGTATCTATGGACTTTGCTACCTCGGTAATTCCGGGATGGCATACTACGATCTTCCCTCCATATTTTGTGGCCGGGGCGATTTTCTCAGGATTTGCGATGGTGTTAACATTATTATTGGTTGCACGTAAAGTATTGGGTCTTGAAAATTACATCACCATGTTCCATATCGAATCGATGAATAAAATCATTATTCTTACAGGATCGATTGTAGGTGTGGCTTACTTGACAGAGTTCTTCATCGCCTGGTATTCAGGTTCTGAATATGAGCAATATGCCTTCATCAACCGTTCAACAGGTCCTTACTGGTGGGCATACTGGATGATGATGACTTGTAACGTAATTTCTCCACAGCTGTTGTGGTTCAAAAAGATCCGTACCAGCATTGCTGCAACATGGATATTGTCTATCGTTGTAAACATCGGTATGTGGTTTGAGCGTTTTGTAATTATCGTGACCTCATTGCACCGTGATTATATTCCTTCAAGCTGGGCAATGTTCTATCCATCATGGGTTGACGTGAGTGTGTTTGTTGGATCAATTGGTTTGTTCTTTACTTTGTTCCTGTTGTTCTTAAGGGTATTGCCTTCAATTGCAATTGCAGAGGTGAAACTGTTGCTGAAAAGTGCAAGTGAGCAGGCTAAGCTGGAGCAAATTAAGAGTGGTCATCTGGATCAGACCCATGTAGAAGAATACGTGGAGTCATTAGATAAATTTGATAGTGTTAAACAAGAAGAATACGCAAAAATATAA
- a CDS encoding cbb3-type cytochrome c oxidase subunit I codes for MSTISLHDTHHHDSHDDHGHHKETFLTKYVFSQDHKMIAKQFLITGIIMAVIAMGLSILFRLQLAWPDKDFPLLETFLGKWAEGGRIKPDFYLALVTIHGTIMVFFVLTAGLSGTFSNLLIPLQIGARDMASPFLNMLSYWFFFAACVIMMSSFFIQTGPASAGWTVYPPLSALPTAISGSGLGMTLWLISMVLFVASSLMGGINYVSTILNMRTKGMDLWKMPLTIWAFFLTAILGILSFPVLVAGVVLLIFDRSFGTSFYLSDIVMGTQILPNEGGSPILWQHLFWFLGHPEVYIVIMPAMGLSSEIMSVNSRKPIFGYHAMIYSLIGITILSFIVWGHHMFVTGMNPLLGGVFMITTLIIAVPSAVKTFNWLATLWRGNIRFTPAMLFAIGMVSFFISGGLTGIFLGNASLDINLHDTYFVVAHFHLVMGSAAIFGMLAGVYHYFPKMFGRLMSSKLGYLHFWITFACAYLVFFPLHFLGLDGVPRRYYAFTEFEFMHKWVTVNILVTWSAIIAALAQVAFLFNFFYSIFKGKVSSQNPWGSNTLEWTTPVERLHGNWPGEIPTVYRWPYDYSKPGAEEDFIPQTVPFSQTMSSNMPHDFEGNSESERIQREWEQKNPSSDASKLD; via the coding sequence ATGTCAACTATATCATTACACGATACACACCACCACGATAGCCATGATGATCATGGACATCACAAAGAGACCTTCTTAACGAAGTACGTCTTTAGTCAGGATCACAAGATGATTGCGAAACAGTTCCTGATCACAGGTATTATTATGGCAGTTATTGCCATGGGCTTATCGATATTGTTTCGTTTACAACTGGCATGGCCAGATAAAGATTTTCCACTTTTAGAAACTTTCTTAGGAAAGTGGGCTGAAGGAGGACGTATTAAACCCGATTTTTACCTGGCTTTGGTAACTATACATGGTACCATTATGGTATTCTTTGTATTGACTGCAGGTTTGAGTGGTACTTTTAGTAACTTATTGATTCCACTTCAGATTGGTGCAAGGGATATGGCTTCTCCGTTCCTGAACATGCTTTCTTACTGGTTCTTTTTTGCAGCCTGTGTAATTATGATGAGTTCATTCTTTATACAGACAGGCCCTGCAAGTGCTGGTTGGACGGTTTATCCACCATTATCTGCTTTGCCTACTGCAATTAGTGGTTCTGGGTTAGGAATGACGTTGTGGTTAATCAGTATGGTTCTTTTCGTAGCTTCATCGTTAATGGGTGGTATCAACTACGTAAGTACAATATTGAATATGCGTACTAAAGGTATGGACCTTTGGAAAATGCCATTGACAATATGGGCATTTTTCCTGACCGCTATTTTGGGTATTTTATCTTTCCCTGTATTGGTTGCAGGTGTGGTACTTTTAATTTTTGATAGAAGTTTCGGTACAAGTTTTTACCTTTCTGATATTGTTATGGGTACGCAGATCCTTCCAAATGAAGGTGGATCTCCAATCTTATGGCAACACTTATTCTGGTTCCTTGGACACCCAGAGGTATATATTGTAATTATGCCGGCGATGGGTCTTTCTTCAGAGATCATGTCGGTAAATTCAAGAAAACCAATCTTCGGTTACCATGCAATGATTTACTCGTTGATCGGTATTACCATCCTTTCCTTTATCGTATGGGGTCACCACATGTTTGTGACTGGTATGAACCCGTTATTGGGAGGTGTATTTATGATTACCACGTTGATCATTGCGGTACCATCTGCGGTTAAGACTTTCAATTGGCTGGCTACATTATGGAGAGGTAACATCAGGTTTACCCCTGCTATGTTGTTCGCTATCGGTATGGTTTCATTTTTTATCTCAGGTGGTTTAACTGGTATTTTCTTGGGTAATGCTTCACTGGATATCAACTTACACGATACTTACTTTGTGGTTGCCCACTTCCACTTGGTAATGGGATCGGCTGCTATCTTTGGTATGCTTGCCGGTGTTTATCATTATTTTCCTAAGATGTTTGGAAGGTTGATGAGCAGCAAACTAGGTTATCTGCATTTCTGGATTACCTTTGCTTGTGCTTACCTGGTATTCTTCCCGTTACACTTCCTTGGATTAGATGGTGTTCCACGTCGTTATTATGCATTTACGGAATTTGAGTTTATGCACAAATGGGTTACTGTAAATATTTTGGTTACCTGGTCGGCAATTATTGCTGCATTGGCTCAGGTTGCCTTCTTGTTCAACTTCTTCTATTCCATCTTTAAAGGTAAAGTTTCATCGCAAAATCCTTGGGGATCAAATACATTAGAATGGACTACTCCTGTTGAGCGTTTACATGGTAACTGGCCTGGGGAAATTCCTACGGTTTACCGTTGGCCATATGACTATAGCAAGCCTGGAGCTGAAGAGGATTTTATCCCTCAAACTGTTCCTTTCTCGCAAACAATGAGTTCAAATATGCCTCACGATTTTGAAGGCAATAGTGAGTCTGAGCGTATACAAAGAGAATGGGAACAAAAGAACCCATCATCAGATGCGTCAAAATTAGACTAA
- a CDS encoding quinol:cytochrome C oxidoreductase — MGTHNYNLTEQFEFTGKAKTLSIIAIVIGLAAIGYGFSAKELHERTFANLLLMAYYFACVCMSGAFFLAVQFVAQAGWSASILRVPQAMAKVLPIAVIILIVVMGAGLYTHNLYHHWHADGLTDPSSPNYDKLIDGKSAFLNVPFFMGRQIIFLGVYSIFAMLLAKLSNNEDLEGGLNSYRKSFKYSCIFLVIYGFTTPIFAFDTVMSLEAHWFSTMFGWYNFAAMWVSSLATIAIILILLKKAGYMSWVNNSHLHNLGQFIFGFSIFWTYVWFAQFLLIYYANMPEETVYFYKRFEHYEFWFYLNLILNFLAPLLLLMDRDNKRHENVLLTVSIVVLCGHWVDYYQMIMPGTVAEHHAFGFIEIGVALGFVGLFTFTVLNSLSKKPLIAKNHPFLQESLNHHL; from the coding sequence ATGGGAACTCACAATTATAATTTAACTGAGCAGTTTGAGTTTACAGGTAAAGCCAAAACCTTAAGTATAATCGCTATTGTAATAGGTTTAGCGGCTATAGGTTACGGTTTCTCTGCGAAGGAGCTTCACGAGCGCACTTTTGCTAACCTGTTGCTGATGGCTTATTACTTTGCCTGCGTTTGTATGTCGGGAGCCTTTTTCCTGGCTGTTCAATTCGTAGCACAGGCGGGTTGGTCTGCTTCTATACTACGTGTCCCTCAGGCAATGGCTAAAGTGTTACCAATTGCGGTAATCATTTTAATTGTTGTAATGGGCGCGGGTTTATATACTCATAACTTATATCATCACTGGCATGCAGATGGATTAACCGATCCCAGCAGTCCTAACTATGATAAATTAATCGACGGTAAGTCGGCATTCCTGAATGTACCTTTCTTTATGGGACGTCAGATCATCTTTTTGGGTGTTTATTCGATTTTTGCTATGCTTTTGGCTAAGCTGTCTAATAATGAAGATTTAGAAGGTGGCCTTAATTCTTACAGAAAGAGTTTTAAATATTCATGTATTTTCCTGGTAATTTACGGATTTACCACCCCAATTTTTGCTTTTGATACGGTAATGTCGTTAGAAGCTCACTGGTTCTCTACCATGTTTGGCTGGTATAACTTCGCAGCGATGTGGGTAAGTAGTTTGGCTACTATCGCCATCATTCTTATTCTGCTGAAAAAAGCTGGATATATGAGCTGGGTAAATAACAGTCACTTGCATAACCTTGGACAGTTTATTTTCGGATTCTCTATTTTCTGGACTTATGTTTGGTTTGCACAGTTTCTGTTGATTTACTATGCGAATATGCCTGAGGAGACTGTATATTTCTACAAAAGGTTTGAACATTACGAGTTTTGGTTTTACCTGAACCTGATATTGAACTTTTTAGCACCGTTGTTACTGTTGATGGACAGAGACAACAAGAGACATGAGAATGTATTGTTAACGGTATCAATCGTTGTTTTATGTGGCCACTGGGTTGATTATTATCAAATGATTATGCCAGGAACAGTAGCAGAACACCATGCATTTGGGTTTATAGAAATCGGTGTTGCATTAGGTTTTGTAGGTTTGTTTACTTTTACAGTTTTGAATTCGCTAAGTAAAAAACCTTTGATTGCTAAAAACCATCCGTTTTTACAAGAGAGTTTAAATCACCACTTGTAA
- a CDS encoding DUF3341 domain-containing protein, whose amino-acid sequence MNNIKYILGSFGDPDEMMHGIEKLQENNIKIHDVYTPMPIHGIEAKLGVKRSRLDIAAFFFGITGTLTMLTGVYLATTVDWPINIGGKPHFALPDFIPITFELTILFCAFGLVGSYYASSHLFPGRAPRVMDLRATDDRFIIAIDAKQNTEHSKIDDLLKEAGALEVKHNERKYISYE is encoded by the coding sequence ATGAATAATATCAAATATATTTTAGGCAGTTTTGGTGACCCTGATGAAATGATGCACGGCATCGAAAAGCTACAGGAGAACAACATTAAGATACATGATGTTTATACACCAATGCCTATTCACGGCATAGAAGCTAAATTAGGGGTTAAACGTTCAAGGTTGGATATTGCTGCTTTCTTCTTTGGTATCACTGGTACACTTACAATGCTTACCGGAGTTTATCTGGCTACAACAGTAGACTGGCCAATTAATATCGGTGGTAAGCCTCACTTTGCTTTACCGGATTTTATTCCGATTACCTTTGAGTTGACCATTTTGTTTTGTGCTTTTGGTCTGGTAGGTTCTTACTACGCATCAAGTCACTTATTTCCTGGAAGAGCTCCGAGAGTAATGGATTTAAGGGCAACAGACGATAGGTTTATTATTGCAATTGATGCGAAACAAAATACTGAGCACAGTAAGATTGACGATTTATTAAAGGAAGCTGGTGCTTTGGAAGTAAAGCATAATGAAAGGAAGTATATTAGCTATGAATAA
- a CDS encoding cytochrome c oxidase subunit II, which produces MSLRKFISNKSIAALAVILTAFASTSAFAQAAAAETAKKPVDMGPIYKSAIFYAMAFLLLCLFIAIIGKALKVYELTREAQDKPKGINWNAVNGVLFALFLIVGLYGVYWEYTVHGNMILPEAASEHGKKIDQMFNITLILTTIVFIVTHILLFAFAYFYKYTNKRKAYYYPHNNTIERVWTIVPALVLTVLVLMGFLTWRSIFYKIEDPNNKPISIEITSSQFAWAIRYAGTDGVVGVKNYKLITSTNALGIDFKDKNTLDDQSADEMVIPVNKPVRLILTSKDVIHSFYMPHFRVQLNTVPGMTSYFEFTPTITTEEMKAKTNDPTFKYLFLCNKICGDGHYKMQKEVKVVSMAEYEAWLKQQPTYLTDDLRKEFNLPVTSAAPAVPADTAAKDTSAVKTKQLALNN; this is translated from the coding sequence ATGAGTTTAAGAAAATTTATAAGTAACAAATCAATAGCGGCACTAGCAGTAATTTTAACTGCATTTGCAAGTACCAGCGCATTTGCCCAGGCTGCAGCCGCTGAGACCGCTAAAAAGCCTGTTGATATGGGACCGATTTATAAATCGGCTATATTTTATGCCATGGCGTTTTTACTGCTTTGCTTGTTCATAGCAATCATTGGAAAAGCATTAAAGGTATATGAATTAACCCGTGAGGCGCAGGATAAACCAAAAGGAATTAACTGGAATGCAGTTAATGGTGTTCTTTTTGCTTTATTCCTGATTGTAGGTTTATATGGTGTGTATTGGGAGTACACAGTTCATGGTAACATGATTCTGCCTGAAGCAGCATCTGAGCATGGTAAGAAAATTGATCAGATGTTTAACATCACTTTGATTTTGACTACTATTGTTTTCATTGTTACGCATATTCTTTTATTTGCCTTTGCTTATTTCTATAAATATACCAACAAAAGAAAAGCTTATTATTACCCACATAACAATACCATCGAGCGCGTTTGGACAATCGTTCCTGCATTGGTTTTGACAGTTTTGGTATTGATGGGATTCCTTACCTGGAGATCAATTTTCTATAAGATTGAAGATCCTAACAACAAGCCGATCAGCATTGAGATCACTTCATCTCAGTTTGCGTGGGCAATACGTTATGCTGGAACTGATGGTGTAGTAGGTGTGAAGAATTATAAATTGATCACTTCTACCAATGCATTGGGTATAGATTTCAAGGATAAAAATACATTAGACGATCAGTCGGCTGATGAGATGGTAATTCCGGTAAACAAACCGGTACGTTTGATCTTGACCAGTAAAGACGTTATCCACAGTTTTTATATGCCGCATTTCAGAGTTCAATTGAACACTGTACCGGGTATGACTTCTTATTTTGAGTTTACGCCGACCATTACTACTGAGGAAATGAAGGCCAAAACAAATGACCCTACCTTCAAATATTTGTTCTTATGTAACAAAATCTGCGGTGATGGTCACTATAAAATGCAAAAAGAAGTTAAAGTTGTTTCTATGGCAGAGTATGAAGCTTGGTTAAAACAACAACCAACTTATTTAACTGATGATTTGAGAAAGGAATTTAACCTACCTGTAACTTCAGCAGCACCTGCGGTACCTGCAGATACAGCAGCTAAGGATACTTCGGCAGTTAAAACAAAACAATTAGCTTTAAATAATTAA